The genomic stretch CTGTCCGCCTACAGCGGACTAAATTAAGAAACCAAAACTTGATAGCCAACACCGAACCCCGCAATTAAATAAACACGGTGTTGCCGGCTGGGCTGATTCTCACGACTATTTATTTTCAGTTTTGTTAATAAAATTCTCAACTTCTCTAAAATAGTTGTCGCTATCATCCCAAAAGGAAAAGTGTCCACCATTAGGACAAATAAAAATATAGCTATCAGGAATTACTTTTTTCATCTGAAAGAGTTCATGTTTGTCTACAAAATCACGGTCCCCACCAATTAATAGTGTTGGTTCTTTGATAGATTGTAGTCTATCGTATATGTCCCAAGATGAATAATTAGTAATGTAAAATCTTCTATTATTCTTTCTTGAATTAACCATTGGTTCAGGTATTGGTTGTATTGTACGAAGGTATCTTCTTTCGAAATCGAGGTCAATTTTTTTTAATGTCGATGTATCAGAAACTTGTTTGCCTGATTCAAGTTGTTTAATAATTTCTTGCCCTGAGGCGTATCCTTTGGCTATTTCATTCCAAAGTTTTACTCGTGAGTTAATTAAATTTGGTGTACTGTATCCCTTATTGGAGATGATTAGCCCCTTTACATTGTTAGGGTATTTAATTGCATATTCCATTGCTAAGGCACCACCCCAAGAGTGGCCTAGAATGTAGAATTCATTTAATTCATCCGGAGAATTATTCTTTTCACACTCTGCTGAAATTTATGAACATCATTTATTCCTTGGTGAAAAGAATAACAGTAGTTTGCAGCATGCCGCAGATAATGTCCCTTTTAAACAAGGTGCAGAAATTTTAGTTCAAGGAATGGCGTATCCTAATGGAAATGAATATTGCGATGTTTCATTAATCGTAAACCGTGCCAAACTCACAAAACCACTAGTTGAAAAATCTTTACGAGTATTTGGCGAACGTGAATGGCGCCGTTCGCCTATCCATTTTTACATCAGCAAAAAACCTCTTAGTGAGCCGTTAGCCTTGCACTATGAATATGCTTACGGCGGGAAAGATCCGGCAAATCCCTATAATATTTACCCGTATAATCCCTGTGGTTTAGGTTTTACCGAAGATTATTTCAAAATAAATCGCTTAGCATTACCGCGCATCGAAAAATTATCACGCTTAATTGAAAAAATTTCCGACCAAGTCGCCCCAGGCGGCTTTGGCCCTATGCCAGTAGAATGGCTAGCACCCAATCATGCTCACGCCAAAATTTATGATCGCCCCGAGTATTTTTACAATGCTGCACCACGCGATCAACGCATTGAAAGCGCTTGGCTTGGTAATGAAAGTATTTGTTTAGCAGGATTTTTTCCCGACCAGCCAGCACTCACCCTAACACTACCTGATCTGAAATTACGCCTAATCACCCCACAACAAGGCACCATCACTCCGTTATGCGATACGATACTGATTGATACCGAAAAACATTCACTAGAGATGATTTGGCGCTTTGCCTATTGCGAAAATATTAATAGGCTAAGTGGGGAGATTGTTATCCAATGTGAATGATTTGTCATATTTCATTAATAATAGATTGCTAGACTTGCCCAAGTTTAATATAAAAATAACAATATAGAATATTATGCAAAGCACGCCATCCAATCCTCAACTTTTGATAACTGAAAATTACTGCATCCAATCTGAACTCTTGATTCAGGAAATTAATAAAAATTTTCATCCTTATGCAATAAGTTCTTCAGAGATTATAAACAGTGATGATACTTTACACGATATTGAAAAAAATCTAAAAAGCGCACGCGCCCAGGCGATAGAAAATATTTTAAATCAAATTAAAGCGCATTTTCTAGGAAAAAAAATAAACAAAGTATTATTGCCAAAAAAAAACGCGTTAGATGACCACATTAAAAATACTCTAAAAGAAAACTTCAGAAAAATTTTTGAACCCGGAAGCAATAGAGAAAAAACAAAATCATTCATTACCATGATGATATGCTCCTTAGGAAGTTGGGAATTATATGATTACTTTACAAATAACCTGGAAGTTAATCTTCCCATACAGTTAGGCGCCAATTTACATAAAAAACTGCAAATACAGTTAAAACTCTCTAAATTTGTTAATAATAAAGACAAGATAAAATATTGGGATATTATTTTTCACGCCTTAGTTATGAGCCCACTATCTTTTGTCCGCGAAAAAATCGAATTTTTGGAAAAAATTTCACAATCATCCAATTCTGTTATCCCTATATACCATCCATTTCTCTTGAATGAAAAGCATTTTCAAGTTCCATTAGCTTTAATCACCCAAAATCCTGATAAAAGACTCGTTTATTTCATTAGAGATAAAATACCAAACGATCAATATCTAACTCAGATTTTAAGCATTGATGAGTATCTTTCCCCTTCGGCGCCAACTGGATATTTAATCTTAAAAAGTGATAAGCATCACGTAATGGACTATTCCCGTGAAGATTTTAGTTTTTCTCAAATATTAACAACTTGTGTTGAATCAATTATAAAACCTCAGTTATTCGATCAACAACCCATAGATGGTCTTAAGAATCATGAAATTTATATTTATAACATAATCGATAAAATTTTTAAAAAGTTTACTACATTTTACATGGCTCTAACACTAGCCCATCCACAATATCAATTTCTGACAGCTAGTGACGAAATTAATAATGATAATCTTACGTTCATATTAAGCAACGCTTTAAATGATATTGTCAGCGACGTGATTGATCCTAAAATTAGCAAAATCAACCAGGGTAAAACAAAATCAGGGTTAAAAAAATTTTCTGATTATATAGAAAAAGAAATAAACATTGAAAATCTATTTTATAACAATATTAATGGGATTCGATATATAGTAGAAGGTTTCTTTATATTATCTGAACTAAAAGAAATTAATAGATGCTATCAAAATGGGAGTAATTTTTCCTTAACAAACACTGAAGTTAGCTACTTGGAAAAAATTATTAGCAATTATCTAATATTAATCAATTCACTGAATAATCAAACAAAATTAATAATAAAAAGAACCTCCGAATACTATAAGTATAATGAACACAATCTTTGGCCTGACTTCCTCGCCAATTTACACCCTAATGAATCCGACCTCAAAATTGAATCTGAAATTAACTCCGAAGAAGATATTATTCAAAAAATTGATAATCTATTAAAATCTAATGATATACGAACCTCCCAACCCGAGAATCAGCCTTTACTCTCTAAACCATCAAAAAAAAATTCTAATGCCAAGATAAAAAAACCAGTTATAGGAAAAAATCAGAAAAAACATCGCCGCGCCCCCGATTTCAGCTCGCCGGATAATGAATCAGAGCAAGAAGAATGCCCCATTAATAACGAAAATGATAATCAAAACGCTTCGAAGCAATCAAGCAATGATAATAACCCAACACCTGCATCTTCATCTTCTTTAAAGCGAAACCAACGTTCTAAACTACGTAGGAAAAAAAAGCGAGAAGAAATATTAAGTGGCCGAAAGAAAAATAAAAATCAAGAACTGAATTCTCAGTCTAGAGAATCAGATACATCAAATATATTAGATGAGCAAGATGAAGAACATACAGCACAGCAAGAAATTAAAAAGCAAGCAGAATACAGTGATGAGGAAGAAGATACACCAGGAGTTACAAATACCCTAAATACAATACAAGCATCTGATCAAGAACTCACAGCACAACAAGAAAGCAAAAGACAAGCAGAATGCCTAGAAGCCGAAGAAGATATAACAGGAAGTAGACTGGTCGACTCATCAAAAACAACAGAAAACTCTCAAACTATTCATGATGCTGAATTACAAAAATTATTCAATAGACTTCATCAGCAAGTAAAAAATCATCTAACATTAGCAAAAAATATTAACGTCACCTTTACGACAACCAACCCTAACTCTTTAAAAAATTATTTAAATCAGTTTATCTCATTATTATCAAATTTGGATGAATACTTATCCAAAAAATTTAATGATTTTATGATTAATCATTCACAGTATAATCAAGAAGAAACTTTAAGCAACGACATAAACGAACCCCATCTTCTAATTAAAAGCTGGAACCATACATTATGTTTATTTTCTAGCAAATTAAACGAACACTCACCATCTGAGGTAGTTAGCGAGCTTGTATTAACTTTATCTGATTTCTATTTTAAGTTATTACCAATTAACCTAGATGAGGAAAATATTAGAAATATTATGTTTTCTGTATTTAATTTAGGTGATAACTGTGCAAAAAAATACGATATATATCAAGTAGGTTCGCAGCTATTGTGTGGCCCCATGTATAACACGCCGCTAAATGATTGCGATTTTGTTATCTACACCAATGATGATAATTTTTCCATAGATGTCACTGCTATAGAAGACACTCTGAAAAAAATTACAAGTCTTAAAAAAATTACTAACTTCTTGGGGACTGATGAAGAAAATTACAAGTTTAAAAACTATCAATTTTATTTATATTCTAATAATCAATATTTTTCAAATGAAATATCGGTTGATTTAACGGTTTCTACTCGACCTAAATATAAAGATTTAGAATTGCGTCATGTTAATATGGCTTCAGTGTTATTATCTCCTCAAAATCGCATGAGCTTATTACCAGGCACTTACGACGCTTTAATCAATAGACAAGTATTATTAAATAAAAAACTGCCACTTATTACAGACTCCAATCTCAATAATGTCCATATTAAAATTAGCATCACCATCCGTATGTTTGCCAAGCTTTCGTGTGCAACTACCGCTTTTTGCACGCTAGACGAATCGGTTATCAAAGCAAGTAAAGAGATAGAGTATTTAAATTCATTTGAAACAGCATTGTGGACATTATGGACTAAAAAAATTAACTTCAGAGGGTTATTTAGTTTTTTTGAAAAAACTGATTTTAACATTTTAAAAATCATTGATAATTCAAGTCAAATTTTATTAACCACTGAGTATATAAACCACCTTAAAAATTTAGAAAATTCTCAACTTAACTGTTTAAGAGACTATGAATTCCGAACACAACAATACCCCAATACTCAATACGCAGGAAATCGTTTTTTCAATAACGCCAACTCAGTAAAAAAAGTTTATGCCTCAGTTCAATTTTTGGCGATACTCTATTTAGGTTCTTGGATTGAGGATAATGATAATCATGCCAAAATAATTAGCAAGCTAGAAAAAATAATTGCCCCTAGTTGCCGCAACCCCATAACACAGCTATTAGAAGCCTTATCAAATTGCTTAAGCATGAAATCTAACAATAACGATAATTCAATATATGAATATCACTCATGTGCTGAATATTTAATTAAAAATTTCGAACTATCTAATTATTTTAATGCAAGAAATTTAAAAAAAAACCAGATTAAATCATAATTAATTATTAATTTTTTGACATGTATTTTTTAACTATTTTATAAATTCACGGCTGCTTGTATAATCGCCAGATGTTTATCCAAAGCACCGCGATTTTTTTCAACGACGTGCTTCCCCTTTTCGCCAATTTGCACACGTTTTTCGGTATTTTGTAACAGGTAAATCACCTCATTTGCGAGTTCTATTTCTGAATGCACTTGTTTAGCCGCCGCGACATCGACAAGTAAGCGGGTAATTTCGGTGAAATTAAACATAAATGGGCCGGTTAACATTGGAATACCAATAGCGGCGGGCTCTAACAAATTGTGCCCACCCACTTCAACAAAACTACCACCTACAAAGGCCAAATCGGACGCGGCGTAAAATAACATTAATTCTCCCATGGTATCGCCAAGAAAGACTGCAGTATTTTTGTTACAACGTTCACCCGAACTGCGCAACACCACTTCGTATCCTTCGCGTTCTGCTAAGTGCGCGACTTTGTTAAATCGTTCAGGATGACGCGGCACTAAAACCAGTAACGTGGTGGGTAACGCTTTTTTAACTAACGCAAATGCGCGCAAAATAATTTCTTCTTCACCGTCATGCGTACTCGCAGCAATCCATATAGGTCGATCGACTCCCCATTGTTGACGGAGTATTTCTGCACTTTCACACAAACTTGCTGGCA from Legionellales bacterium encodes the following:
- a CDS encoding DUF2169 domain-containing protein, translating into MYEHHLFLGEKNNSSLQHAADNVPFKQGAEILVQGMAYPNGNEYCDVSLIVNRAKLTKPLVEKSLRVFGEREWRRSPIHFYISKKPLSEPLALHYEYAYGGKDPANPYNIYPYNPCGLGFTEDYFKINRLALPRIEKLSRLIEKISDQVAPGGFGPMPVEWLAPNHAHAKIYDRPEYFYNAAPRDQRIESAWLGNESICLAGFFPDQPALTLTLPDLKLRLITPQQGTITPLCDTILIDTEKHSLEMIWRFAYCENINRLSGEIVIQCE
- a CDS encoding alpha/beta fold hydrolase yields the protein MSAECEKNNSPDELNEFYILGHSWGGALAMEYAIKYPNNVKGLIISNKGYSTPNLINSRVKLWNEIAKGYASGQEIIKQLESGKQVSDTSTLKKIDLDFERRYLRTIQPIPEPMVNSRKNNRRFYITNYSSWDIYDRLQSIKEPTLLIGGDRDFVDKHELFQMKKVIPDSYIFICPNGGHFSFWDDSDNYFREVENFINKTENK